The Bacteroides ovatus genomic interval TACGCGGAGGATATTGATAACTTGTTCTTCCTACACAGATACCGTTTATATAGGTAGCATCCGAGTCTTTTAGTGTTCCCACGCGTAAAACAGCTTGTTGTCCGGCTAATGATTCGGGTATGTTAATTCGCTGGCGGAAGTAATGGACTCCATTAAGAGGAGTGTTCCAGCTACCTCCCCAATTGGAGTTGAATACATCCACTTTTTTCCAATCTGAAGCGTCGAAACCGTCACTTGTCCATTTTTCTTTGTTCCCAAGGTCATTTGCCGATTGCTGTCGATGCCATTGATTCACTTGTTCTTTTTGGGCGTTCTTCACAGAATCCGGATAATCAGGATGGAAGTACTGTGGGGACTGGAGCTTTTCCCGGAATCTGGCATATTTCTCGAGTGACTGGCGGGTAGACCATGATGCTATGTTTGTCCCTCCCCAGCTACTATTGATAATGCCAATTGCAACTCCTTTTTCTGCCTGCATTTCTTTTGCAAAGAAATAACAGAGGGCTGCGAAGTCCAACGTATTCTCCCGGGTACAGATTTTCCATTCATTATTGCTATCTTGTTGAGGCTCGATAAAGTTGTAAGCGTACGACGTTTTGGTATAACGGATCAGATTGTTTTCATACGACATGATTTCATCCCTGTATTTATCCATGACACGCTTTACGGTAAGTTCCATATTCGATTGTCCGCTGCATAGATACACGTCGCCTACGTATACATCTTGTATTATTTTCTGGTTGACTCTCAATTCGTAGGGACCTCCGGCCTTGTGCTTCTGCAGGTTGACCGCCCATTCTCCTGTTTGGGAAGCCCGGGTTTTGTATTGCTTTCCGTTGAATTCAATAACAACAGTTTCTTTAGGATCTGCAAAACCCCATAATGGGATAGGGGTGTCACGTTGTAAAACCATCTTGTCGGAAAAGATTCCGGGAAGTCTTACTTCTGCCTGCATTCCTATTGTATATAACAGCAGGCTCAAAATGATGCAAATGTTCTTCTTCATAAATATTATATTTAGCGAGATTATCTTCTTTGTGTCTCAAATTCCAGGAATGGTTTATTTTTCGTCTGTACTGTGACACGATGCAAAGATAGTTGGTATTGATAAGAACGGGCTTTGGGTATGTTTCAATTATTTATTCTGTTGATACCAATCTACTATTTCTTGAAGTTTTTTTCTTTGGGGATAAAATGAAGAAGTGTGAACAAACCGGTTTGTTCAATAAATGTTTTTGATTTTGTTTCAAAATCTTTTTGTATTGTATCTATGAGACTGTCGGATGAATAATAATGGTTAATGTGTCATATTCCGTATTAATAAGATTGGTATATGATGCGTATAATAAACTCTTGATTAAACAAGAGTAAGTAGAGATTTTAATGATCTTGAGAATATCGGTAAGCGTCGATCGCTTGTTTTACAGAACCGTGTAACAGCAACAATTTTTGTGCATGATCATGATCTAATCCCAGTTCCTCCATAATCATCCTGGTTCCTCTTTCTACCAGTTTATGATTACTAAGTTGCATGTTTACCATCTTATTTCCTTTTACCCGTCCGAGTTGAATCATCACCGACGTGCTAATCATGTTCAGAATCATTTTCTGTCCGGTGCCTGATTTCATTCTCGAACTTCCTGTGACATATTCCGGACCGACAATCATTTCGATGGCGACATCTGCTTCTGCCGCCATCGGAGAATTCGGATTGCTGGTGATGCAACCTGTCAGGATGCCATGCTTGCGGGCCTCCCGTAAGGCACCGATTACATAAGGAGTAGTGCCCGAAGCGGCAATGCCAATCACTGTATCTTTTTGATTGATATGATATTTCGTAAGCTCTTCCCATCCTCGGCTCATATCGTCCTCGGCACCTTCTACCGGATTGCGCAGGGCCGTATCCCCACCGGCTATCAATCCGATAATCCAGGTAGGGGGCATTCCGAAAGTAGGAGGGATTTCGGAAGCGTCCAGCACTCCCAAGCGCCCACTGGTACCTGCACCCATGTAAAAGATACGTCCACCCTGTTTCATGCGGGGTACAATTTGGTTGACGAGCTGTTCGATTTGTGGAATGGCTTTTTGTACGGCTAACGCTACCTTCTGGTCTTCCCGGTTAATGTCTTCTAATATTTCCCGTACGGATTTCTTTTCCAGATTGTCGTAGAGCGACGGTTGTTCGGTTATCTGCATATTGATAATGGCAATTGACTAAAAATACAAATTACAAGGATTGAGATGAAGCGGTATGATATAAAATTAGCCCCTCCATCGGACTTTGCAGAATCTTTCCGATTCTGATTCCTGTCTCTTGTGCAGCTTCTTGTAATATCTCCCTGTAGCAGTGAGCCACTGATCCGATAAAATGTACAGGGTACTGCGTGTAATCATATTGCATTACATTTCTTCGGAAGAAAGCAATAAAACTATCAAGCACTAATTGTCGTATCCCCGGCTCTTCCAGATGTTGCGCTATAAAGGGGGAGAGACTTGCCAGAAAACGATTCGGGAAGGGTTGGCGATACACCCGGTCGATGATTTCGGGAGCCGTCAGGTCGAACTGTTTTAAGAAAGCTTCTTTGATGGCGGGTGGAAGCTGGTTCTTCAGGATGTCTCCTACCAGTAATTTGCCAAGGACAGCTCCACTTCCCTCGTCGCCCAAGATAAAGCCTAAAGGGGAGATGTTGTTGACAATCTCTTCGCCGTTGTAGAAACAAGAATTGGAACCTGTGCCGAGGATGCAGGCAATCCCAGCTTCATGTCCGCATAGTCCGCGGGCAGCGGCAAGCATATCCGAGTTAGTTTTGATATTTCCGATCACGGGCAGGCTGTCGGCAATGGCCCGTCGGAGAACGGGAGCTCTTTCGGGAGTGCATCCTGCACCATAAAAAAAGACGGAGTTGATCGTTCCTTCCGGTAGTTGTGGCAAAAGGGAATGTGTCAGCTCTTGTTGAATCTCTTCTTCTGATTGGAAGAAGGGATTGATTCCTTTCGTTCCAATTCGTTTGATTGGGGTGTCGTTGAAAACGATGCACCAGTCGGTTTTGGTAGAACCACTATCTGCAATGAGTATCATATCTTAATGTATATTTTCTTTTTGTATAATATATAGCCTATTGACCAGTTAAGTAAGACAAAGAGGATAGCATAGGCAAGAGAACCTCCTTCATCCCCGAAAACAGGTTGGAGGGCACATCTGTAGACGACTTGTTGGATGGGGACACTTTCTCCCTGATAAGTGACGGTGATAGCGCCTACCAAAACGGCGATGACACCTGCCATTACATAAATAAAGAGAGGATTCACTCCGAAAGATTCAAAGAAACGGCTCCATTTTTTACATCCTTTGATATCGATAATCCAGACGAGTAAAGCTAATAGGCTGGAGCCTAATCCGCAAGTGACCAGCACAAAGGTGGGCGACCATATCTTTTTGTTGAATGGGCAACCATAGCTAAATAGGAAACCTGCAAAAGTCAGGATAGTACCGATAAGGAAAAGCCGTTCCAATTTTTCATGTATATCTTTTACTTCCATGAGTAGTTTGCCGACGCAAAATCCGATCAATACGTGTGCGATAGAAGGAATAGTGCTAAGAAGTCCTTCCGGGTCAATGTGGTTGTCTTGATACATATGAGCGTCTCCCAAGATGCTGCGGTCGACGATGGAAAGAATATTCGTTTCGTTGTAGGCAAAACCATTACCGGTAATGAGAATAATGAAATAACCTACTAATAATACCACAATCAGATAAGGTATATACTTGTGTTTCAATAGCAAGGCAATAAGTGCTGAAGCACCATAGCAGAGCGCAAGACGCTGCATGACTCCCAAGATGCGAATTTGCTCAAATGGGAGAGGATTGTGGGTGTAACACAGTAAGGCAAACCAGTTGAGGGCTATTCCGATAAGGAAAATAACAATGGTTCTTTTGATTATTTTCAGGGCAGCCGGAGTACTGAATGTAAAGTTATACTTTTTAAGTGAGATGTAGGTGGAGATTCCCATGATAAACATGAAGAAAGGGAAAACTAGGTCTGTGGGGGTAAGACCGTTCCATTGGGCATGTTTTAGGGGAGCGTATGCATGTCCCCAAGAGCCCGGATTATTAACCAGAATCATTCCTGCGATAGTAATGCCTCGCATTACATCGAGTGCCAAAAGGCGTTTGTTACTTGTTGTATTCATGACTGTCACTTTTTAATGTGTTAAGTTAATAAGTAAGTTTATTGTTTCTTTCCGAAAGAATCTTCCAGTCGGTTGCGGATCATTAATGAGGCGACGATACCGGGTAGGGTACAAATACAAACCCAAATAAAGAAGTTGGTGTATCCAAGATGCTCCTGTATCCATCCTGCAGGCATCCCCGGAAGCATCATACCAAGTGCCATAAACCCGGTTCCGATAGCATAGTGCGCCGTTTTGTGTTCGCCTTCCGCAATATAAATCAGATATAGCATATAAGCGGTAAAGCCGAAACCATAGCCCAGTTGTTCGATAGCTACGCAAATGGCTATAAATATAGGATTATCCGGAGTGGCGGCAGCCATCCATACATATAATAGATCAGGAAGGTTGATAGCTAACGCCATAGGTAATATCCATTTTCTGAATCCGTCGCGGGAAACGAGGAAACCACTGATGATTCCGCCAACTAATAAAGCTATGACGCCTATAGTTCCATAGATCATTCCGACAGTTGCGGTAGATAAAGCTAGCCCACCTTTATCGGTAGCATCGAGCAGGAAAGGAGAAGCTATTTTGGCTAACTGTGATTCTCCCAACCGGTAAGTGAGAAGGAAAAAGAACATGAGACCCAGGTTCTTTTTCTTGAAGAAGGTGACAAAGGTCAGAAGAAAATCTCCCAACAATTTACCCGGTGTGAGTCCGGGACGTTTAATGTCCGAATCAGGATGGGGGAGAATCAGACGATGATAGATAGTAAGAGCAAGAAACAATCCTGCAAGAAGGTAGAATGTAATACTCCATGCCAAGGGAATATTGTTTTGTGATGTTTCCAACCATCCTGCCAGCATGACAAGAATTCCCTGCCCGAAAATGTTGGCAAGCCGATAGAAGGTATTCCGGATACCGACAAAGAAAGATTGTTCCTTATTATTGAGTCCGAGCATGTAGAAACCATCTGCAGCGATGTCATGTGTAGCGGAGCTGAAGGCTAGCAACCAGAAAAAAGCAAGAGTCAACTGTACATAATGTGCAGTTGGGATAAAGAAGGCTATCCCTGCAAATCCGGCGGCGATGAACCCTTGCATGGCAATAATCCAAGCCCGTTTTGTTTTCACCAGATCGACGAATGGACTCCATAGAGGTTTGATAGTCCAGGGAAGATAGAGCCAGGAAGTGTATAAGGCTATTTCCGTATTGGATAATCCCAAACGCTTGTACATGATAACAGCAATCGTCATTACCGCTACATAGGGCAGCCCTTCTGCGAAGTAGAGGGTTGGTATCCAGCTCCAGGGATTTCTTTTTATAGTGGGTGTTGTCATGGCATTGTTCTTTTTTTCATTGATATTGTTTTTCGAGCGTACTGCCGGGGTAATAGTGAGACAGTATTTCTTCATACTTATAACCTTGCTCTCCCATTACGGCAGCACCAATCTGACAAAGTCCTACTCCATGTCCCCATCCGGCTCCGGTAAGGATGAATCGTGAAGGATTTTTATCTTTTTTATGTCCCTTTTCTTTATATTCCTTGTCTATTACGAAGGCAGAACTATAAAGATGGGAAGTAGATAGGGTACGACGTATTTCCAGCTCTTTTCCGATAATAAGTGTCCGCAAGGTTCCTACAATCTTCAATCGGACAAGGCGTCCCGACGTTCCCCGTTCTATAGGAATTAAGTCCAGAATTTGCCCGAAATCAATCCCCGAACGTTGATGAATCAGGGTTGAAAGTTCTTGTTGGGAGTAGCAGACTTTCCAACGATAGAAGTCTGTCGTTTCCTGGTCATAGTTGTTTAAAACCTGGCTTAGGATCTTTTTGTCCTGCGTGTGGCAGAATGCGACAGGAGAAGTACGAATCCATTTATCAGCCTCCGTCTCTATTGTCAAATCGGGTAGTTGGTCTTCGATCTTACAATCCCGTTGACCGATGAGATAGGGGTGCTTTACGTTTTCCCAACAATTCTGGAACTCTTCAAAAGCCCCGCCGCAACATTTAGAGAAACGGGCATCACAAATCGTTCCTGCATACATCAATACTTCGCCCCGGGTAGCAGTGACTGCTTCGATAGCTTGTGGTGTTGAGGCACGTGTGATTCCTTGATACCGTTGGCAGTGATCGTCTGCGCATACGTCAAAGTTTTTGTGCGCTTCGTGGTCATACCATTTGATAAATTGAGAATCCGAAACGAAAGATGGAGAACAGGTTGCGCTATCCTTCTGTATAGACTTTCCTGTTTTCTCGTTCTTCATTTCCTGTTTTCTACTCTCTGTCTTCCACTTATTCAACAGCCAACTTCGGGAAATAACAGCATGTGCCTTTAGTAGTTCTAAAGAAGCAGTAGCACTCATTTCTGATGAAATCACACTGATGAGATATTCTTCGATGGAAATAATATTGATAGCAGTAAGTTGTTCCCCTTCGACGATGATCTTTAACTCCCCTTTGAATTTCTGGACTTCTTTGCGTTCCCAATGGAAGTTGATTCCGATGGTCACATCTTTCAGTTCAAAGAAAGCAGGTGCACCTTGTTGGGGAGTGAAAGATAATTCATTATATTCTTTCCCTTGCCAATGAATCTTCCCATCCCGGTAAATAGCCTTTTGCATACCGGAGCTTTCTGTTTCGTCGGAAGAGATAAATTTTATAGGGAAAGAGAATTCAATCTCTTTCCCGGAAAGGATACCAACACTTATTAGAGGGACTTGCATGCTATTTTATTACTATTTCTTCTTGAATAATTGATCGCATAGAGTATTTAACTGTTGGGGAGATAAACTTATCTCCTTGTAAATCTCTGTGAGTTTTTTGGCGTTTAATTTATCCATGTCTTCTTCTCTGACAATCGGGAATATGCCACCCATTTCTGCAACAGCCGGACTTATTAATAGCCCTTTTTCATTTGGGGTATAATAGCAATCGGGACGATGTTTTGAGCGTAGGAAAATGATGCAATTCCATACTTCTATTTCGTCACCTCCGAAATGGCTTATTTTATCGAGACCATACCAGGTTATCATGTTGATTAAAGGTTCCTTATCCGAATAAATGACGGAAAGATTTTGGTAGACCTTTTCAAATTGTTGCATTAAGTCAACTTTCAGACCTGATGTCATACCTATGCAAGTTGTGAATACATTGTCTACATAAGTTGTTACGCCGTTTTTATTTTCTAATATACTCTTCAAGAAATTCAGCGCAAAAGGGTTAGTCAGTTCTTCTTCTTTTCCTGCTGCCTGGAAATGCATGTGGTCAGGGGCGGAAGCACCGCACTCCGGTCCGTTATAGAGTATATAGAACTCGTCCAGGTTTTCAGCTAAGTGAAGCATATCTTCAAAACGTCCTTTCATGCTTTGTGGAGTGTGTTCCTTGTCGATTATTGTCAAGTGACGCTGAAAAATGGGGTAGGGGTTGAGGCATACCTCATAATGTCCGAATGGTAGATATGTTTGCTCTGCGGGGCGGTTTTTCCCGCATAAGAAACAAGGCCTTTCCTGGATAGAACGACTATCTGTTTTTGCCATGGTCGAGAGGATGCGTTGAGGATTCGGGAAAATTCTAACTTTCATCTCTCTAT includes:
- a CDS encoding sialate O-acetylesterase, whose translation is MKKNICIILSLLLYTIGMQAEVRLPGIFSDKMVLQRDTPIPLWGFADPKETVVIEFNGKQYKTRASQTGEWAVNLQKHKAGGPYELRVNQKIIQDVYVGDVYLCSGQSNMELTVKRVMDKYRDEIMSYENNLIRYTKTSYAYNFIEPQQDSNNEWKICTRENTLDFAALCYFFAKEMQAEKGVAIGIINSSWGGTNIASWSTRQSLEKYARFREKLQSPQYFHPDYPDSVKNAQKEQVNQWHRQQSANDLGNKEKWTSDGFDASDWKKVDVFNSNWGGSWNTPLNGVHYFRQRINIPESLAGQQAVLRVGTLKDSDATYINGICVGRTSYQYPPRIYQVPTDLLRAGENEIVIRLVSSAGRPEFVKGKPYQLEIAGQTIPLTAMWQHKIGCTMKRIPSTIGFQNEPTGLYNSMIHPLRNYGIRGIIWYQGESDTGPEGSKHYERHLIDLVNDWRTQWNNKNLPFVIVQLANYQQRSKVPVESGNAQVREAQRKASLQLKNVGLATAIDLGESNDIHPLNKKDLAHRCVLQMNKLSFGEKNIVAEGPMAEAAELKENGRIVISFRQGTGSLKQAKSLEGIAIAANDGKYKFVEAYTEGDKVIALWNGKGIPASIRYAWENNPPSSIYNTEGLPASSFQLAIINK
- the murQ gene encoding N-acetylmuramic acid 6-phosphate etherase, whose amino-acid sequence is MQITEQPSLYDNLEKKSVREILEDINREDQKVALAVQKAIPQIEQLVNQIVPRMKQGGRIFYMGAGTSGRLGVLDASEIPPTFGMPPTWIIGLIAGGDTALRNPVEGAEDDMSRGWEELTKYHINQKDTVIGIAASGTTPYVIGALREARKHGILTGCITSNPNSPMAAEADVAIEMIVGPEYVTGSSRMKSGTGQKMILNMISTSVMIQLGRVKGNKMVNMQLSNHKLVERGTRMIMEELGLDHDHAQKLLLLHGSVKQAIDAYRYSQDH
- a CDS encoding ATPase: MILIADSGSTKTDWCIVFNDTPIKRIGTKGINPFFQSEEEIQQELTHSLLPQLPEGTINSVFFYGAGCTPERAPVLRRAIADSLPVIGNIKTNSDMLAAARGLCGHEAGIACILGTGSNSCFYNGEEIVNNISPLGFILGDEGSGAVLGKLLVGDILKNQLPPAIKEAFLKQFDLTAPEIIDRVYRQPFPNRFLASLSPFIAQHLEEPGIRQLVLDSFIAFFRRNVMQYDYTQYPVHFIGSVAHCYREILQEAAQETGIRIGKILQSPMEGLILYHTASSQSL
- a CDS encoding acyltransferase family protein; protein product: MNTTSNKRLLALDVMRGITIAGMILVNNPGSWGHAYAPLKHAQWNGLTPTDLVFPFFMFIMGISTYISLKKYNFTFSTPAALKIIKRTIVIFLIGIALNWFALLCYTHNPLPFEQIRILGVMQRLALCYGASALIALLLKHKYIPYLIVVLLVGYFIILITGNGFAYNETNILSIVDRSILGDAHMYQDNHIDPEGLLSTIPSIAHVLIGFCVGKLLMEVKDIHEKLERLFLIGTILTFAGFLFSYGCPFNKKIWSPTFVLVTCGLGSSLLALLVWIIDIKGCKKWSRFFESFGVNPLFIYVMAGVIAVLVGAITVTYQGESVPIQQVVYRCALQPVFGDEGGSLAYAILFVLLNWSIGYILYKKKIYIKI
- a CDS encoding MFS transporter, whose protein sequence is MTTPTIKRNPWSWIPTLYFAEGLPYVAVMTIAVIMYKRLGLSNTEIALYTSWLYLPWTIKPLWSPFVDLVKTKRAWIIAMQGFIAAGFAGIAFFIPTAHYVQLTLAFFWLLAFSSATHDIAADGFYMLGLNNKEQSFFVGIRNTFYRLANIFGQGILVMLAGWLETSQNNIPLAWSITFYLLAGLFLALTIYHRLILPHPDSDIKRPGLTPGKLLGDFLLTFVTFFKKKNLGLMFFFLLTYRLGESQLAKIASPFLLDATDKGGLALSTATVGMIYGTIGVIALLVGGIISGFLVSRDGFRKWILPMALAINLPDLLYVWMAAATPDNPIFIAICVAIEQLGYGFGFTAYMLYLIYIAEGEHKTAHYAIGTGFMALGMMLPGMPAGWIQEHLGYTNFFIWVCICTLPGIVASLMIRNRLEDSFGKKQ
- a CDS encoding SpoIID/LytB domain-containing protein, which gives rise to MQVPLISVGILSGKEIEFSFPIKFISSDETESSGMQKAIYRDGKIHWQGKEYNELSFTPQQGAPAFFELKDVTIGINFHWERKEVQKFKGELKIIVEGEQLTAINIISIEEYLISVISSEMSATASLELLKAHAVISRSWLLNKWKTESRKQEMKNEKTGKSIQKDSATCSPSFVSDSQFIKWYDHEAHKNFDVCADDHCQRYQGITRASTPQAIEAVTATRGEVLMYAGTICDARFSKCCGGAFEEFQNCWENVKHPYLIGQRDCKIEDQLPDLTIETEADKWIRTSPVAFCHTQDKKILSQVLNNYDQETTDFYRWKVCYSQQELSTLIHQRSGIDFGQILDLIPIERGTSGRLVRLKIVGTLRTLIIGKELEIRRTLSTSHLYSSAFVIDKEYKEKGHKKDKNPSRFILTGAGWGHGVGLCQIGAAVMGEQGYKYEEILSHYYPGSTLEKQYQ